The following coding sequences lie in one bacterium genomic window:
- a CDS encoding C39 family peptidase, whose protein sequence is MNRLLFLFLACRAAALAAESGGTFLEVPFVVQEREYCGPACLAMVFNYYGVEFDQESLAREVYRPELDGSLNLDLLQAARRHGFDAEAFSGSRDDIFQALDAGAPVIVQVLVPGGSGNYHFMVVRGYDRESRTLTVHSGRSRDLRLEWDAFGRDWDGSGNWMLVVRRKTSWP, encoded by the coding sequence TTGAACCGGCTCCTTTTTCTCTTCCTGGCCTGCCGCGCGGCCGCGCTCGCGGCGGAGAGCGGGGGAACGTTCCTGGAGGTTCCTTTCGTCGTCCAGGAGCGCGAATACTGCGGGCCCGCGTGCCTGGCCATGGTCTTCAACTATTACGGCGTGGAGTTCGACCAGGAGAGCCTCGCCCGGGAAGTATACCGTCCGGAACTGGACGGTTCTCTCAACCTCGATCTTCTTCAGGCCGCCCGGCGCCACGGGTTCGACGCCGAGGCCTTTTCCGGAAGTCGTGACGACATCTTCCAGGCCCTGGACGCCGGCGCCCCCGTCATCGTCCAAGTCCTGGTCCCCGGCGGGAGCGGGAACTACCATTTCATGGTCGTCCGCGGCTACGACCGGGAAAGCCGGACCCTGACCGTCCATTCCGGGCGCAGCCGCGATCTTCGCCTGGAGTGGGACGCGTTCGGCCGGGACTGGGACGGGAGCGGGAACTGGATGCTGGTCGTCCGCAGAAAAACTTCCTGGCCGTGA
- a CDS encoding tetratricopeptide repeat protein gives MGRVRPGLGRERELDAGRPQKNFLAVKTAAGLMILGCSLLLLASGCSSYRVNVLGVDVDQAAELLAPRRETLDPETEAARHNDRGVALERGGDLRGALDEYREAVRLRPDYVLPLVNMGNVWVKLNHLPNAEEAYRRALAADPGDAAALNNLSWVVLRMGGDPGEAVELTERALKTDPEPRFAYLDTLGWALYRAGDRERARAVLEEALDLPPADAPDARAETRYHLGMVLEAGGDFRGAREEYRRALDLRPPSALARELRRRLREVPDS, from the coding sequence GTGGGACGCGTTCGGCCGGGACTGGGACGGGAGCGGGAACTGGATGCTGGTCGTCCGCAGAAAAACTTCCTGGCCGTGAAGACCGCCGCCGGCCTCATGATCCTGGGCTGCTCCCTGCTCCTGCTGGCGTCGGGCTGCTCTTCCTACCGCGTCAACGTTCTGGGGGTGGACGTCGATCAGGCCGCCGAACTTCTCGCCCCCCGCCGAGAGACCCTCGATCCCGAAACCGAGGCGGCCCGGCACAACGACCGGGGAGTGGCCCTGGAACGGGGCGGAGACCTGCGCGGGGCCCTGGACGAATACCGCGAGGCGGTCAGGCTGCGCCCGGACTACGTTCTTCCCCTGGTCAACATGGGCAACGTCTGGGTCAAGCTCAACCACCTCCCCAACGCCGAAGAAGCCTACCGTCGAGCCCTGGCCGCCGACCCGGGCGACGCCGCCGCCCTCAACAACCTCTCCTGGGTCGTCCTGAGGATGGGGGGAGATCCCGGGGAAGCCGTCGAGTTGACGGAACGGGCGCTGAAAACCGACCCCGAACCCCGTTTCGCCTATCTGGATACCCTGGGCTGGGCCCTCTACCGCGCCGGCGACCGGGAACGGGCCCGGGCCGTCCTGGAAGAAGCCCTGGACCTGCCCCCCGCCGACGCGCCCGACGCCCGGGCCGAGACCCGCTATCATCTGGGGATGGTGCTGGAAGCCGGCGGGGATTTCCGCGGCGCCCGGGAAGAATACCGGCGCGCCCTCGATCTGCGCCCTCCTTCCGCCCTGGCCCGGGAGCTGCGCCGGCGGCTGCGGGAGGTCCCCGACTCCTGA
- a CDS encoding histone-lysine N-methyltransferase: MKNFSLIRPDSDVWREPTGRKLDVVHVDEPNLRRDLFPYSEVPRLAFDGVTIPTDPPKDIYITCTTFRDGQQARPPYTAEEILTIYDFLHRLGGPKGVIRQCEFFLYTDKDKEAVRQVLERGYRYPEVTGWIRAVASDFKLVKEMGLKETGILTSASDYHIFLKLGLTREKALDKYLGLVKTALAEGVIPRCHLEDVTRADIYGFIVPFAQRLMELAKEAKAKIKIRLCDTMGYGVPWAEAALPRSVPKLVRAMTKEAGVPKDWLEWHGHNDFHLVTAAGLAAWLYGCAGLNATLLGFGERTGNPPIEGACIHYAGLTGSTNGMDLSVITEIAHYYQEVIRFRIPPNTPFVGRDFNVTRAGIHADGAIKNEEIYNIFDTKAILNRPPTVSVTDKSGISGILYWIQTQTDLDTGKLNKAHPGVVNIRDWIDTQYQEGRTTSISPDEMHHQIRKHLPHLFKSEFDHIKERVRSIASRIVEGLAADGAIRSMDPSRQVPVLEQCLEAEPFIKYLYITDIRGKKITPNVTHPYSRAAYDREFIDHQDFADRSWFINPIRDGKTHLTDFYISRFDGKLCITVSTPIRDDREEIVGILGADIQFEDAAKLEDEDV; encoded by the coding sequence ATGAAAAATTTCAGCCTTATTCGACCCGACAGCGACGTTTGGAGGGAACCCACGGGGAGAAAACTCGACGTGGTTCACGTCGACGAACCGAACCTCCGGCGCGACCTCTTCCCTTACTCCGAAGTGCCCCGGTTGGCCTTCGACGGGGTGACGATCCCGACCGACCCGCCCAAGGATATCTATATCACCTGCACCACCTTCCGCGACGGGCAGCAGGCCCGCCCTCCCTACACCGCGGAGGAGATTCTCACCATCTACGATTTCCTCCATCGGCTGGGGGGCCCCAAGGGGGTTATCCGCCAATGCGAGTTCTTCCTCTACACCGACAAGGACAAGGAAGCGGTCCGGCAGGTCCTGGAAAGGGGCTACCGCTACCCCGAGGTCACCGGGTGGATCCGCGCCGTGGCCAGCGACTTCAAACTGGTCAAGGAAATGGGACTCAAGGAGACCGGGATCCTGACCTCGGCCTCGGACTACCACATCTTCCTCAAACTCGGCCTCACCCGGGAAAAAGCCCTCGACAAGTACCTGGGGCTGGTCAAGACCGCCCTGGCGGAAGGGGTCATTCCCCGCTGCCACCTCGAAGACGTGACCCGGGCCGACATCTACGGATTCATCGTTCCCTTCGCCCAGAGGCTGATGGAACTGGCCAAGGAAGCCAAGGCCAAGATCAAGATCAGGCTCTGCGACACCATGGGCTACGGAGTGCCCTGGGCGGAAGCCGCCCTGCCCCGCAGCGTTCCCAAGCTGGTGCGGGCCATGACCAAGGAAGCCGGAGTCCCCAAGGACTGGCTGGAATGGCACGGCCATAACGATTTTCATCTGGTCACCGCCGCCGGGCTGGCCGCATGGCTCTACGGCTGCGCCGGGCTCAACGCCACCCTGCTCGGCTTCGGGGAGCGGACCGGCAACCCCCCGATCGAGGGCGCCTGCATCCACTACGCCGGCCTGACCGGATCCACCAACGGGATGGACCTCTCCGTCATCACCGAAATCGCTCATTACTACCAGGAAGTCATCCGGTTCCGCATCCCCCCCAACACTCCCTTCGTCGGCCGCGACTTCAACGTCACCCGGGCGGGAATCCACGCGGACGGCGCCATCAAGAACGAGGAGATCTACAACATCTTCGACACCAAGGCCATCCTCAACCGGCCGCCCACGGTATCGGTCACCGACAAATCCGGGATTTCGGGGATCCTCTACTGGATACAGACCCAGACCGATCTCGACACCGGGAAGCTGAACAAGGCCCATCCGGGAGTGGTCAACATCAGGGATTGGATCGACACCCAGTACCAGGAGGGGAGGACCACCTCCATCTCCCCCGACGAGATGCACCATCAGATCCGCAAACACCTTCCGCACCTCTTCAAATCCGAATTCGACCACATCAAGGAGCGGGTGAGGAGCATCGCCAGCCGGATCGTCGAAGGCCTGGCCGCGGACGGCGCCATCCGCTCCATGGACCCCTCCCGGCAGGTGCCCGTCCTGGAGCAGTGCCTGGAAGCGGAGCCTTTCATCAAGTACCTCTACATCACCGACATCCGGGGGAAGAAGATCACCCCCAACGTGACCCACCCTTACTCCCGGGCGGCTTACGACCGGGAATTCATCGACCACCAGGACTTCGCGGACCGGAGCTGGTTCATCAACCCCATCCGGGACGGGAAAACCCACCTGACCGATTTCTACATCTCCCGGTTCGACGGGAAGCTCTGCATCACCGTCTCCACCCCCATCCGGGACGACCGCGAGGAGATCGTCGGCATCCTGGGAGCGGACATCCAGTTCGAAGACGCGGCCAAGCTCGAGGACGAGGACGTTTGA